One Phaseolus vulgaris cultivar G19833 chromosome 11, P. vulgaris v2.0, whole genome shotgun sequence genomic window carries:
- the LOC137827001 gene encoding calcium/calmodulin-regulated receptor-like kinase 1 produces MREESIGLIIGVSIGVVIGLVLAIFAFFCHRYHRKRSQIGNSSSRRAATIPIRTHGADSCTILSDSTLGPESPIKSGRYGMPFWLEGFKKSSNMVPASGLPEYAYKDLQKATHNFTTVIGQGAFGPVYKAQMSTGETVAVKVLATNSKQGEKEFHTEVMLLGRLHHRNLVNLVGYCAEKGQHILVYVYMSKGSLASHLYGSDVNEALCWDLRVHIALDVARGLEYLHDGAVPPVIHRDIKSSNILLDQSMRARVSDFGLSREEKVDKHAAIRGTFGYLDPEYISSGTFTKKSDVYSFGVLLFEIIAGRNPQQGLMEYVELAAMNIEGKVGWEEIVDSHLQGNFDVKELNEVAALAYKCINRAPNKRPSMRDIVQVLTRILKARHHGNHHKNSLSATDEVFIDADQLETMVSVTDHRREESKDNATEVSDEYNVVLS; encoded by the exons ATGAGAGAGGAGTCAATAGGGCTGATTATTGGGGTTTCCATAGGGGTGGTTATTGGACTAGTTTTGGCAATTTTTGCATTCTTCTGCCATAGGTATCATCGGAAGCGTTCACAGATAGGCAATAGCAGTTCTAGAAGGGCTGCTACCATTCCAATCCGCACACATGGTGCTGATTCTTGCACCATTCTATCAGACTCAACCTTAGGTCCAGAATCACCCATAAAGTCAGGAAGGTATGGCATGCCCTTCTGGCTTGAGGGGTTTAAGAAGAGTAGTAACATGGTCCCAGCATCTGGCCTACCTGAATATGCATACAA GGATTTGCAGAAAGCAACACATAATTTTACAACAGTCATAGGACAAGGTGCGTTTGGTCCTGTTTATAAAGCTCAGATGTCTACTGGTGAGACTGTTGCAGTTAAAGTTCTTGCAACTAATTCTAAGCAAGGGGAGAAAGAATTTCACACAGAG GTCATGTTGCTGGGAAGGTTACACCATAGAAATCTGGTGAATTTGGTTGGATATTGTGCAGAAAAGGGGCAACATATACTTGTATATGTATACATGAGTAAGGGTAGCTTGGCATCCCACTTGTATGGTA GTGATGTGAATGAAGCACTGTGCTGGGATTTGAGGGTTCACATAGCTTTAGATGTGGCAAGAGGCTTGGAGTATCTTCATGATGGG GCAGTTCCCCCTGTAATCCATCGAGACATCAAATCTTCCAATATTCTGTTGGATCAATCCATGCGAGCCAGG GTTTCTGATTTTGGACTTTCAAGAGAAGAGAAGGTGGATAAACATGCAGCTATTCGGGGTACCTTTGGCTATCTTGACCCTGAGTATATATCTTCAGGAACATTCACCAAGAAAAGTGATGTATACAGTTTTGGAGTGTTGCTCTTTGAAATTATAGCTGGCAGAAACCCTCAACAGGGTCTTATGGAATATGTTGAGCTT GCAGCAATGAACATCGAGGGAAAAGTTGGGTGGGAGGAGATTGTGGATTCTCACCTTCAAGGAAACTTTGATGTGAAGGAACTCAATGAAGTTGCAGCACTAGCCTACAAATGCATCAACCGTGCCCCAAATAAACGTCCTTCTATGAGGGATATTGTGCAAGTGCTAACAAGAATCCTCAAAGCAAGGCACCATGGGAATCATCACAAAAATTCCTTGTCAGCCACAGATGAAGTTTTCATTGATGCTGATCAGCTAGAGACCATGGTTTCAGTCACTGACCACAGAAGAGAAGAATCTAAGGATAATGCAACAGAGGTGTCTGATGAGTACAATGTTGTTTTATCTTAA